From one bacterium genomic stretch:
- a CDS encoding winged helix-turn-helix transcriptional regulator translates to MRMYSFREGAGMDFELASLRLRAMGHPTRLRILELLAHSGCCVGEIERQLDLRQSNVSQHLRVLRDCGLVTVSRQGQTLCYSLNQPLVSPLLESLESLA, encoded by the coding sequence ATGCGAATGTACTCATTTAGAGAGGGAGCAGGCATGGACTTCGAGCTGGCCAGCCTGAGGCTGAGGGCGATGGGACACCCCACCCGCCTGCGCATTCTCGAGTTGCTCGCCCACAGCGGCTGTTGCGTCGGCGAGATCGAGCGCCAACTCGACCTGCGCCAGTCCAACGTCAGCCAGCACCTGCGCGTGCTGCGCGACTGCGGACTGGTGACGGTGAGCCGGCAGGGCCAGACGCTCTGCTACTCGCTCAACCAGCCCCTGGTCAGCCCCCTCCTCGAGTCCCTGGAGTCCCTGGCCTGA
- the trxA gene encoding thioredoxin has product MNTAPLIDEQTEQHLRDFFGQRLQRTVDVMLYSGQENAEAVDFTRRFLRELAALADRIALSERPLGDAERGRGLVSPSLVLGADLGYAIEVHGAPSGHEAGALVETLGLIGAGDSELSADSRAKLAAVDKAVLLYSFVTPTCPHCPGSVLQNHKIAIEARGRVRSVAVSAAENRELAQRFRVSSVPQQVINEDPASSTLGRQPEGSFVDQVLRYGASDAETVLAATAARAAERTRLDERPTAPLAITDENFAAAVAKYPFLVVDCWAEWCGPCRMVGPVVEALAAEQAGRMVFGKLDTEANREVPATYDIRSIPTLLVFRDGELVDRLVGAMPEAALLARLESLLSAEA; this is encoded by the coding sequence ATGAACACCGCCCCGCTCATCGACGAGCAGACCGAACAGCACCTGCGCGACTTCTTCGGCCAGCGCCTGCAGCGGACCGTGGACGTCATGCTCTACAGCGGCCAGGAGAACGCCGAAGCCGTCGATTTCACGCGCCGCTTCCTGCGCGAGCTGGCCGCGCTCGCCGATCGCATCGCCCTCAGCGAGCGCCCCCTCGGCGACGCGGAGCGAGGCCGCGGCCTCGTCTCGCCGAGCCTCGTGCTCGGCGCCGATCTCGGCTACGCGATCGAGGTGCACGGCGCGCCGAGCGGCCACGAGGCGGGCGCGCTCGTCGAGACGCTCGGCCTCATCGGCGCGGGCGACTCGGAACTCAGCGCCGACAGCCGGGCGAAGCTGGCCGCGGTCGACAAGGCGGTCCTGCTCTACTCCTTCGTGACCCCGACCTGCCCTCACTGCCCGGGCTCGGTGCTCCAGAACCACAAGATCGCCATCGAGGCCAGGGGCAGGGTGCGTTCAGTGGCCGTCAGCGCGGCCGAGAACAGGGAACTCGCGCAGCGCTTCCGCGTGAGCAGCGTCCCCCAGCAGGTGATCAACGAGGATCCGGCCAGCAGCACGCTCGGCCGGCAGCCCGAGGGGAGCTTCGTCGACCAGGTGCTGCGCTACGGCGCCAGCGACGCCGAGACGGTGCTCGCCGCAACGGCGGCGCGCGCAGCCGAACGGACCCGGCTCGACGAGCGGCCGACGGCGCCCCTGGCGATCACGGACGAGAACTTCGCCGCCGCGGTGGCGAAGTACCCCTTCCTCGTCGTCGACTGCTGGGCCGAGTGGTGCGGGCCCTGCCGGATGGTCGGCCCCGTCGTCGAGGCCCTGGCCGCCGAGCAGGCGGGACGGATGGTCTTCGGCAAGCTCGACACGGAGGCGAACCGCGAAGTGCCGGCCACCTACGACATCCGCTCGATTCCGACCCTCCTCGTGTTCAGGGACGGCGAGCTCGTGGATCGCCTTGTCGGCGCCATGCCGGAGGCGGCCCTGCTGGCCAGGCTCGAGAGCCTGCTGTCGGCGGAGGCGTGA
- a CDS encoding OsmC family protein, whose translation MANDTLNVELLRVDGLSLAARTGSGHWLSMDTSSAGGGHGGAASPVELVLAALAGCMAMDILSMLAKMRARIEDFRIEARAERAPEPPRVFTKVDLTIRVRGDVKPRQIEKAIALSHERYCSVGAMLKPSVPIAHHYVLEPSTALADAESPNPPEGASRSDA comes from the coding sequence ATGGCGAACGACACGCTGAACGTGGAGCTCCTGCGCGTGGACGGCCTCAGCCTGGCCGCCCGCACGGGCAGCGGCCACTGGCTGAGCATGGATACCTCGTCGGCGGGCGGCGGCCACGGCGGCGCGGCGTCGCCCGTGGAGCTGGTCCTCGCCGCGCTCGCCGGCTGCATGGCGATGGACATCCTGAGCATGCTCGCAAAGATGCGGGCACGTATCGAGGATTTCCGGATCGAGGCGCGCGCCGAGCGCGCCCCCGAGCCGCCACGCGTTTTCACGAAGGTCGACCTGACGATCCGCGTGCGCGGCGACGTCAAGCCCCGCCAGATCGAGAAGGCGATCGCGCTCAGCCATGAGCGCTACTGCTCGGTGGGCGCGATGTTGAAACCGAGCGTGCCGATCGCCCATCATTACGTCCTGGAGCCGAGCACGGCCCTTGCAGACGCCGAGAGTCCCAACCCCCCAGAGGGCGCGAGCCGCAGCGATGCGTAG
- a CDS encoding TlpA family protein disulfide reductase — MRSARANHDPRSLHPMMKRILLSLVSALLALGGAQSAGALTAVGEAAPDFTLTTLDGKETYTLSQLRGQVVYLDFWASWCGPCRASFPEVKALHETYKGRPFRVLAVSLDRKAADGVKFLEAQKAPFVSVFDEGGKVATRFGVQGIPTAFLIDAEGKVAHSAVGFDPQKVSQLKAKIEDLLGKVDAKAQAKPAVSSAGSGR; from the coding sequence ATGCGTAGCGCCAGAGCCAACCACGACCCAAGGAGCCTCCACCCGATGATGAAGCGCATCCTCCTCAGCCTCGTCTCCGCCCTCCTCGCGCTCGGTGGCGCCCAGTCCGCCGGCGCCCTCACCGCCGTCGGCGAGGCGGCGCCGGACTTCACGTTGACCACCCTCGACGGCAAGGAGACCTACACCCTCTCCCAGCTGCGCGGGCAGGTCGTCTACCTGGACTTCTGGGCGAGCTGGTGCGGGCCTTGCCGCGCGTCCTTCCCCGAGGTGAAGGCCCTGCACGAGACCTACAAGGGCCGCCCCTTCCGCGTGCTCGCCGTGAGCCTCGACCGCAAGGCCGCCGACGGCGTCAAGTTCCTCGAGGCGCAGAAGGCGCCCTTCGTCAGCGTCTTCGACGAGGGCGGCAAGGTGGCCACGCGCTTCGGCGTGCAGGGCATCCCCACGGCCTTCCTGATCGATGCCGAGGGCAAGGTGGCGCACAGCGCGGTCGGCTTCGATCCGCAGAAGGTGTCGCAGCTGAAGGCGAAGATCGAAGACCTGCTCGGCAAGGTCGACGCCAAGGCCCAGGCGAAGCCGGCCGTCTCCAGCGCCGGCAGCGGCCGCTAG
- a CDS encoding YceI family protein → MRENHLETERFPVASFRADSLIAAPGRLAPGETAVLTLAGELSLHGVTQPLLTPVSVTLSADGAALAVRAEFTVKLADFAIPRPKFLVMKLDELQRITVRLSAQRAGAGG, encoded by the coding sequence ATGCGCGAGAACCACCTCGAGACCGAGCGCTTTCCCGTGGCCAGCTTTCGCGCCGACTCGCTGATTGCGGCGCCGGGACGCCTGGCGCCCGGCGAAACGGCCGTCCTCACGCTGGCCGGCGAGCTCAGCCTGCACGGCGTGACGCAGCCGCTCCTGACGCCGGTCAGCGTCACGCTGAGCGCGGACGGCGCGGCGCTCGCGGTGCGCGCGGAGTTCACCGTCAAGCTCGCGGACTTCGCGATCCCGCGGCCCAAGTTCCTGGTGATGAAGCTGGACGAGCTGCAGCGCATCACGGTGCGGCTCAGCGCACAGCGCGCGGGCGCGGGGGGCTGA
- a CDS encoding YceI family protein gives MRRLLALSLLLAAARAADAAPALYRILPGAESNLVSFVSKAPLETVEGKTRQVSGEVTVDPADLAAGCRVEVRVDLAS, from the coding sequence ATGCGCCGCCTGCTCGCTCTCAGCCTGCTGTTGGCTGCCGCCCGGGCGGCGGACGCCGCGCCGGCCCTCTACCGCATCCTGCCCGGCGCGGAGAGCAACCTCGTCAGCTTCGTCTCCAAGGCGCCCTTGGAGACCGTCGAGGGGAAGACGCGGCAGGTCTCGGGGGAGGTGACCGTCGATCCGGCGGATCTCGCGGCGGGCTGCCGCGTCGAGGTGCGCGTCGACCTGGCGAGTTAA
- a CDS encoding Re/Si-specific NAD(P)(+) transhydrogenase subunit alpha translates to MIVGIPKESFPGERRVAMVPANMGPLLRAGLGICVERGAGEAAGIPDAAFAEKGATLATRAELFAQADIVVQVRSLGANPEAGPADLPRLRTGQFLIGLSDPLGSPRAAQTLAATGVTHFSLELIPRITRGQAMDVLSSMATVAGYRAVILAAERLPRMFPMMMTAAGTLSPAHVFVMGAGVAGLQAIASARKLGAVVQAYDVRPAVKEQVQSLGARFVEVSLDTAGAEDAGGYAREQSAEFLARQRELLAKVIADSDVVITTAAVPGKRAPVLVTAAMVRGMAPGSVIVDLAAERGGNCELTQPGGCVVEQGVSILGPANLPSEVPFHASQMFAKNIANFLLNMVKDGALSVDRADEIIAETLVTEGGAVVHPRVKALLG, encoded by the coding sequence ATGATCGTCGGCATCCCCAAGGAGAGCTTTCCCGGCGAACGCCGGGTGGCGATGGTCCCCGCGAACATGGGTCCGCTGCTGCGGGCCGGTCTCGGCATCTGCGTCGAGCGGGGCGCGGGCGAGGCGGCCGGGATCCCCGACGCCGCCTTCGCCGAGAAGGGCGCGACGCTGGCGACCCGCGCGGAGCTCTTCGCGCAGGCGGACATCGTGGTCCAGGTGCGCAGCCTGGGCGCCAACCCCGAAGCCGGGCCGGCCGACCTGCCGCGCCTGCGCACAGGCCAGTTCCTGATCGGCCTGTCCGATCCCCTCGGCAGTCCGCGCGCCGCGCAGACGCTCGCCGCGACCGGCGTCACCCACTTCAGCCTCGAGCTGATCCCCCGCATCACGCGCGGCCAGGCGATGGACGTGCTCTCCTCGATGGCCACCGTCGCCGGCTACCGCGCGGTGATCCTGGCCGCCGAGCGCCTGCCGCGCATGTTCCCGATGATGATGACGGCCGCCGGCACGCTGTCGCCGGCCCATGTCTTCGTGATGGGCGCCGGCGTCGCCGGCCTGCAGGCGATTGCCAGCGCCCGCAAGCTGGGCGCCGTCGTGCAGGCCTACGACGTGCGGCCCGCGGTGAAGGAGCAGGTGCAGAGCCTGGGCGCGCGTTTCGTCGAGGTGTCGCTCGACACGGCCGGCGCCGAGGACGCGGGCGGCTACGCCCGCGAGCAGAGCGCGGAATTCCTCGCGCGCCAGCGCGAGCTGCTGGCAAAGGTGATCGCGGACAGCGACGTCGTCATCACGACGGCCGCGGTGCCCGGCAAGCGGGCGCCCGTCCTCGTGACGGCCGCGATGGTGCGCGGCATGGCGCCCGGCTCGGTGATCGTCGACCTCGCCGCCGAGCGCGGCGGCAACTGCGAGCTCACGCAGCCGGGCGGCTGCGTGGTCGAGCAGGGCGTGAGCATCCTCGGCCCGGCCAACCTGCCGAGCGAGGTGCCCTTCCACGCCAGCCAGATGTTCGCCAAGAACATCGCCAACTTCCTGCTGAACATGGTCAAGGACGGCGCCCTGAGCGTCGACCGCGCGGACGAGATCATCGCGGAGACCCTGGTCACCGAGGGCGGGGCGGTGGTGCACCCGCGCGTCAAGGCCCTCCTGGGCTGA
- the hppD gene encoding 4-hydroxyphenylpyruvate dioxygenase produces the protein MSVPPIAIRAVHHVEIWAGNAKQAAYYYRKGFGFSQIAYAGLETGLQDRTSYCLAEGKVRLVLSSPLAPDGVMGQFLDRHGDGVRDIAFLVDDADAAFALAVARGAEPLQAPIDRSDEHGSVRHAAIHTYGDVVHSFISLKDYQGCFLPGYREQRLEEAGFGFKLIDHIVGNVEEGKMDYWREWYERVLGWTQFLSFDDKDISTEFTALRSRVMASPTANIRFPINEPAKGLKKSQIDEYLEFNGGAGSQHIALLTGDIIATVSKLKAAGIDFLTVPGSYYDALPQRIGAIDEELSVLAKLGVLVDRDDKGYLLQLFTKPVEDRPTLFIEIIQRKGSNSFGKGNFRALFESIEREQAKRGTL, from the coding sequence ATGTCCGTGCCGCCGATCGCGATCAGGGCCGTCCACCACGTGGAGATCTGGGCGGGCAACGCCAAGCAGGCTGCCTACTACTACCGCAAGGGCTTCGGCTTCAGCCAAATCGCCTACGCCGGCCTCGAGACCGGCCTCCAGGATCGCACCTCCTACTGCCTCGCCGAGGGCAAGGTCAGACTCGTGCTCAGTTCGCCCCTAGCGCCCGACGGCGTGATGGGCCAGTTCCTCGACCGCCACGGCGACGGCGTGCGCGACATCGCCTTCCTCGTCGACGACGCCGACGCCGCCTTCGCGCTCGCCGTCGCGCGCGGCGCGGAGCCCCTGCAGGCGCCCATCGACCGCAGCGACGAGCACGGCAGCGTTCGCCACGCCGCCATCCACACCTACGGCGACGTCGTGCACAGCTTCATCTCCTTGAAGGACTACCAGGGCTGCTTCCTGCCGGGCTATCGCGAGCAGCGCCTCGAGGAGGCGGGCTTCGGTTTCAAGCTGATCGACCACATCGTGGGCAATGTCGAAGAAGGCAAGATGGACTACTGGCGCGAGTGGTACGAGCGCGTGCTCGGCTGGACGCAGTTCCTCTCCTTCGACGACAAGGACATCTCCACCGAGTTCACGGCGCTGCGCTCGAGGGTGATGGCGAGCCCGACGGCCAACATTCGCTTTCCGATCAACGAGCCGGCCAAGGGCCTCAAGAAGAGCCAGATCGACGAGTACCTCGAGTTCAACGGTGGGGCGGGCTCACAGCACATCGCGCTGCTCACGGGCGACATCATCGCGACGGTGAGCAAGCTGAAGGCGGCCGGCATCGACTTCTTGACGGTGCCGGGGAGCTACTACGACGCCCTGCCGCAGCGGATCGGAGCGATCGACGAGGAGCTCAGCGTGCTCGCCAAGCTGGGCGTTCTCGTCGATCGCGATGACAAGGGCTACCTGCTGCAGCTCTTCACGAAGCCGGTCGAAGACCGGCCGACGCTCTTCATCGAGATCATCCAGCGCAAGGGCAGCAACAGCTTCGGCAAGGGCAACTTCCGGGCGCTCTTCGAGTCGATCGAGCGCGAGCAGGCCAAGCGCGGCACGCTCTAG
- a CDS encoding fumarylacetoacetate hydrolase family protein, with product MRLFNYERSGEARSGLWLNGRGYDLEALLGEDCGGPLGPRNLGSLPAWQARLAERAPTVPPLPTTGWRWLPPLLPAASFRDFYAFETHVRQARARRGLEVPAAWYRFPVFYFSNPHALFGHEAEIPLPPDAAEEWLDFELEIGAVLGAGGRDLTPAAAEALIAGYCVLNDWSARRVQRDEMSVGLGPAKGKDFATSLGPFLVTPDELADRRQGKGYALTMVARRGGRELCRASWDSIHYSFGEMISRASQGVDLLPGELFGSGTVGGGCILELGEEAAGGWLAPGDRVELEIERLGTLTGTIAAS from the coding sequence ATGCGGCTCTTCAACTACGAGCGGAGCGGCGAAGCGCGCAGCGGCCTCTGGCTGAACGGGCGCGGCTACGATCTCGAGGCGCTGCTGGGCGAGGACTGCGGTGGCCCGCTCGGCCCGCGCAATCTCGGCAGCTTGCCGGCCTGGCAAGCCCGGCTGGCCGAGCGCGCGCCGACGGTCCCGCCCCTGCCCACGACGGGCTGGCGCTGGCTACCGCCGCTTCTGCCCGCGGCGAGCTTTCGCGACTTCTACGCCTTCGAGACGCACGTCCGGCAGGCCCGCGCGCGGCGCGGCCTCGAGGTGCCGGCGGCCTGGTACCGCTTCCCGGTCTTCTACTTCTCGAATCCGCACGCGCTCTTCGGCCACGAGGCGGAGATCCCCCTGCCGCCGGACGCCGCCGAGGAATGGCTGGACTTCGAGCTCGAGATCGGCGCCGTGCTCGGCGCCGGCGGGCGCGACCTGACGCCGGCCGCCGCCGAGGCGCTGATCGCCGGCTACTGCGTGCTCAACGACTGGAGCGCGCGACGCGTGCAGCGCGACGAAATGAGCGTCGGCCTCGGTCCGGCCAAGGGCAAGGACTTCGCGACCTCGCTCGGGCCCTTCCTCGTCACGCCGGACGAGCTGGCCGACCGCCGGCAAGGCAAGGGCTATGCGCTCACGATGGTCGCGCGCCGTGGCGGCCGCGAGCTGTGCCGCGCCAGCTGGGACAGCATCCACTACTCCTTCGGCGAGATGATCAGCCGCGCCTCGCAGGGCGTCGATCTGCTGCCGGGCGAGCTCTTCGGCAGCGGCACCGTCGGCGGGGGCTGCATCCTCGAGCTTGGCGAGGAAGCGGCCGGCGGCTGGCTGGCGCCCGGCGATCGCGTGGAGCTGGAGATCGAGCGCCTGGGCACCCTCACAGGGACGATCGCCGCGTCCTGA
- a CDS encoding homogentisate 1,2-dioxygenase, whose amino-acid sequence MAMPFYHRLGTIPRKRHVVFKGEGGAFHYEHLMGNKGFTGPASLMYHLRRPTCLREVRLRGPLVWEADPDLRLRPRHLRLHRLPAGGSPTLDRRPILFNREVAVSFAQPDRPDEHFYRNAQGDELIFIAEGGGRLESTLGSLALRAGDYVVIPRGIIHRFALEGPARLLIIESAGAVETPHRYRNEFGQLLEHSPFCERDVRGPERLDTVDEPGEFVVLTKQYNALHEVVMAHHPFDVVGWDGYYFPWAFNIGDFEPIVGSLHQPPPVHQTFQGDGFVICSFVSRLYDFHPAAIPAPYNHSNAMSDEVLYYAKSEFMSRKGIEYGSLTLHPDGIPHGPHPGTMEKSIGAQRTKELAVMLDTFRPLRVAKPALAVEDADYLTSWLE is encoded by the coding sequence ATCGCCATGCCCTTCTACCACCGACTGGGGACGATCCCCCGCAAGCGCCACGTCGTCTTCAAGGGCGAGGGCGGCGCCTTCCACTACGAGCACCTGATGGGCAACAAGGGCTTCACGGGCCCCGCCTCGCTGATGTACCACCTGCGCCGGCCGACCTGCCTGCGCGAGGTGCGCCTGCGCGGGCCGCTCGTCTGGGAAGCCGATCCGGATCTGCGCCTGCGGCCGCGCCACCTGCGCCTGCACCGGCTGCCCGCAGGCGGCAGCCCGACGCTCGATCGCCGGCCCATCCTCTTCAATCGCGAGGTCGCCGTCTCCTTCGCGCAGCCGGATCGCCCCGACGAGCACTTCTATCGCAACGCCCAGGGCGACGAGCTGATCTTCATCGCCGAGGGCGGCGGCCGCCTCGAGTCGACGCTCGGCTCGCTGGCCCTGCGCGCGGGCGACTACGTGGTAATCCCGCGCGGCATCATCCACCGCTTCGCGCTCGAGGGCCCGGCGCGCCTTTTGATCATCGAGTCGGCGGGGGCGGTGGAGACACCCCACCGCTATCGCAACGAGTTTGGCCAGCTCCTCGAGCACAGCCCCTTCTGCGAGCGCGACGTTCGCGGTCCGGAGCGGCTGGACACGGTGGACGAGCCGGGCGAGTTCGTCGTCCTCACCAAGCAGTACAACGCGCTGCACGAGGTGGTGATGGCGCACCACCCCTTCGACGTCGTCGGCTGGGACGGCTACTACTTCCCCTGGGCTTTCAACATCGGCGACTTCGAGCCGATCGTCGGCAGCCTGCACCAGCCGCCGCCGGTGCACCAGACCTTCCAGGGCGATGGCTTCGTGATCTGCTCCTTCGTGTCGCGGCTCTACGACTTCCACCCCGCGGCCATTCCGGCGCCCTACAACCACAGCAACGCGATGTCCGACGAGGTGCTCTACTACGCGAAGTCCGAGTTCATGAGCCGCAAGGGCATCGAGTACGGCTCGCTGACCCTGCATCCCGATGGCATACCGCACGGCCCGCATCCCGGCACGATGGAGAAGTCGATCGGCGCCCAGCGCACGAAGGAGCTGGCCGTGATGCTGGACACCTTCCGTCCCCTGCGCGTCGCCAAGCCGGCGCTCGCCGTGGAGGATGCAGACTACCTCACGAGCTGGCTGGAGTAA
- a CDS encoding flavin reductase family protein: MDRRDSYQLLTRIVGPRPIAFVSCLDPAGRGNLAPFSYFNLGGLNPPSLVFCATNTRDGRVKDTVRNVETTGEFVVNMVTRAMADRMNQASWSYPPDVDEFDAAGFARAAALRVKPPRVAESPVAIECRLHRIVRHGEGPLASNYVIGEALYVHIAESVLGPVGPDARKLDLIGRLGDDWYVHVAGEALFELPRPTGG; encoded by the coding sequence ATGGACCGTCGCGACAGCTATCAGCTCCTCACGCGCATCGTCGGTCCGCGGCCCATCGCCTTCGTGAGCTGCCTCGACCCCGCCGGGCGCGGCAACCTGGCGCCCTTCTCCTACTTCAATCTGGGCGGCCTCAACCCGCCCAGCCTCGTCTTCTGCGCGACGAACACGCGCGACGGCCGCGTCAAAGACACCGTGCGCAACGTCGAGACCACGGGCGAGTTCGTGGTCAACATGGTGACGCGCGCGATGGCCGATCGCATGAACCAGGCCTCCTGGAGCTATCCGCCCGATGTGGACGAGTTCGACGCCGCCGGCTTCGCGCGCGCCGCCGCGCTGCGCGTGAAGCCGCCGCGCGTGGCCGAGAGCCCCGTGGCGATCGAGTGCCGCCTGCACCGCATCGTGCGCCATGGCGAGGGGCCGCTGGCGAGCAACTACGTCATCGGGGAGGCGCTCTACGTGCACATCGCCGAGAGCGTGCTGGGGCCCGTGGGGCCGGATGCGCGCAAGCTCGATCTGATCGGGCGTCTGGGCGATGACTGGTACGTGCACGTCGCGGGCGAGGCGCTCTTCGAGCTACCCCGCCCCACAGGCGGCTAG
- a CDS encoding RNA polymerase sigma factor, whose amino-acid sequence MPADSGEEAKPSRVCRAEGATGGEAMDERGRGERRQAALAALYDRHGAAVFRFLSAQTGDPERARDLCQETFLRLDRTLGRGDLPGEALVFRIARNLLVSDWRRGRSEARWRDPAPAVADAAASPGPTPAQALEQGELRRALAAALAALPEAQRSVILLSEVEGLAYRTVAAVLDIPSGTVASRKHEAIARLRENLRRSGHAL is encoded by the coding sequence ATGCCCGCCGATTCCGGTGAAGAAGCGAAGCCCTCGCGCGTCTGCAGGGCTGAAGGCGCGACAGGAGGTGAGGCGATGGACGAGCGAGGGCGAGGCGAGAGGAGACAGGCGGCGCTGGCCGCCCTCTACGATCGCCACGGCGCCGCCGTCTTTCGCTTCCTCAGCGCCCAGACCGGCGACCCCGAGCGCGCGCGCGATCTCTGCCAGGAGACCTTCCTGCGCCTGGACCGCACGCTGGGTCGCGGCGACCTGCCGGGCGAGGCCCTCGTCTTTCGCATCGCCCGCAACCTGCTCGTGAGCGACTGGCGGCGTGGCCGCAGCGAGGCCCGCTGGCGCGATCCGGCGCCGGCGGTCGCGGACGCGGCGGCCAGTCCCGGCCCCACGCCGGCCCAGGCGCTCGAGCAGGGGGAGCTCCGCCGCGCGCTCGCGGCCGCCCTGGCCGCCCTGCCCGAGGCCCAGCGCAGCGTAATCTTGTTGAGCGAGGTCGAGGGGCTGGCCTATCGCACGGTGGCCGCGGTGCTGGACATCCCGTCCGGCACCGTGGCGTCCCGCAAGCACGAGGCGATCGCGCGTCTGCGCGAGAACCTGAGGAGGTCCGGCCATGCGCTGTGA
- the nadA gene encoding quinolinate synthase NadA: MSEIPAWLDLAAEIRRLKVERKAVLLAHYYQEAEIQDLADVLGDSLALAQAARATDAELIVFAGVHFMAETAKILNPERTVVVPDLAAGCSLADACPAPELAAWKAAHPEHLVVAYINCTAATKALADIICTSGNAEKVVKSLPPDRPILFVPDKNLGGWLNRKLGLAMDLWPGTCIVHETFSERKLIEAKLAHPEALFIAHPECEEPVLRHADFVGSTARLLSFVTESPAPAFIVGTETGILHQMKKRAPGKTFYSAPYEEGGCACNECPHMKLNTLEKLYLCLRDVEPRIEMDEALRRAALAPLERMLAL; the protein is encoded by the coding sequence CTGTCCGAGATTCCCGCCTGGCTCGACCTGGCAGCCGAGATCCGGCGCCTCAAGGTCGAGCGCAAGGCCGTGCTGCTCGCCCACTACTACCAGGAAGCGGAGATCCAGGACCTGGCCGACGTGCTCGGCGACAGCCTCGCCCTCGCCCAGGCCGCGCGCGCCACCGACGCCGAGCTGATCGTCTTCGCGGGCGTGCACTTCATGGCCGAGACGGCGAAGATCCTCAATCCCGAGCGCACGGTGGTCGTGCCCGACCTCGCGGCCGGCTGCTCCCTGGCCGACGCCTGCCCGGCGCCCGAGCTCGCGGCCTGGAAGGCGGCGCACCCCGAGCACCTCGTCGTCGCCTACATCAACTGCACGGCGGCGACGAAGGCGCTCGCGGACATCATCTGCACCTCGGGCAACGCGGAGAAGGTGGTGAAGAGCCTGCCGCCGGATCGGCCCATCCTCTTCGTGCCGGACAAGAACCTCGGCGGCTGGCTGAACCGGAAGCTCGGCCTCGCGATGGACCTCTGGCCGGGCACCTGCATCGTCCACGAGACCTTCAGCGAGCGCAAGCTGATCGAGGCGAAGCTCGCGCATCCGGAGGCGCTCTTCATCGCGCATCCGGAGTGCGAGGAGCCCGTGCTGCGGCACGCGGACTTCGTCGGCTCGACGGCGCGCCTGCTCAGCTTCGTGACGGAGAGCCCGGCGCCGGCCTTCATCGTCGGCACGGAGACGGGCATCCTCCACCAGATGAAGAAGCGGGCGCCGGGCAAGACCTTCTACTCGGCGCCCTACGAAGAGGGTGGCTGCGCCTGCAACGAGTGCCCGCATATGAAACTGAACACGCTCGAGAAGCTCTATCTGTGCCTGCGCGACGTCGAGCCGCGCATCGAGATGGACGAGGCCCTGCGCCGCGCGGCGCTCGCGCCGCTCGAGCGTATGCTGGCGCTCTGA
- a CDS encoding redoxin domain-containing protein: MHHSLPAFLFACGLLASAQPAAALTVGEAAKDLALSFPVLLDESGAVGKAYGAKTTPHLFLIGADGRLRYQGAIDDAPNPGGPVGETNYVAAALEAVLAGKPVATAETRPYGCSVKYAE; this comes from the coding sequence ATCCACCACAGCCTGCCTGCTTTCCTCTTCGCCTGCGGCTTGCTCGCCAGCGCCCAGCCCGCCGCCGCCCTCACGGTGGGTGAGGCGGCGAAGGACCTCGCGCTCAGCTTCCCCGTGCTGCTCGACGAGTCGGGCGCGGTGGGCAAGGCCTACGGCGCCAAGACGACGCCGCATCTTTTCCTGATCGGCGCGGACGGCAGGCTGCGCTACCAGGGCGCGATCGACGATGCCCCCAATCCCGGCGGTCCCGTGGGCGAGACCAACTACGTCGCCGCGGCGCTCGAGGCCGTTCTCGCGGGCAAGCCGGTGGCCACGGCGGAGACGCGGCCCTACGGGTGCAGCGTGAAGTACGCGGAGTAG